One Microscilla marina ATCC 23134 DNA window includes the following coding sequences:
- a CDS encoding acetyltransferase has product MKKQKKLIIVGNTTNARLAHWYFSHDSSYEVVAFSVHEAYIQTNVWQGLPVVPYEQLEQLYPPDHFDAFVAIGYKKMNQIREQMYTQTKAKGYFLPNYISSRCTFLTEAPIGDNNLILEDNTVQPFVHIGNNNVLWSGNHIGHDTVLHHHITLTSQVVVSGYCTIHNNCFLGVNATIHNEVTLAKATLVGAGAIIRKNTRKKEVYLPAKTILWHKKSDELDF; this is encoded by the coding sequence ATGAAAAAACAGAAAAAACTGATCATTGTAGGCAATACTACCAACGCCCGGCTTGCCCATTGGTATTTCAGCCACGACAGCTCTTACGAGGTGGTGGCTTTTTCGGTACACGAGGCATACATTCAAACCAATGTATGGCAAGGTTTACCAGTAGTGCCTTATGAACAACTGGAACAACTATACCCTCCCGATCACTTTGATGCTTTTGTGGCAATTGGTTACAAAAAAATGAATCAAATACGCGAACAAATGTATACCCAAACCAAGGCTAAAGGTTATTTTTTGCCCAATTATATCAGTTCTCGTTGTACTTTTCTTACCGAAGCACCCATAGGCGATAATAACTTGATTCTGGAAGATAACACCGTTCAACCTTTTGTACATATAGGCAACAACAATGTGCTATGGAGTGGCAATCATATAGGGCACGACACTGTTTTGCATCATCATATTACCCTTACTTCGCAGGTGGTAGTATCGGGCTATTGCACTATTCATAACAATTGTTTTTTGGGGGTAAATGCCACCATACACAACGAGGTTACATTGGCAAAAGCCACTTTGGTAGGGGCAGGGGCAATTATACGCAAAAACACCCGCAAAAAAGAAGTATACTTGCCAGCCAAAACTATTTTGTGGCACAAAAAAAGCGATGAATTGGATTTTTAG
- a CDS encoding WbqC family protein, producing the protein MSVNKSVYISQSNYIPWKGYFDSINQVDEFIIYDEVQYTRRDWRNRNKIKTTQGVQWLSVPVQTKGRFLQKINETKVSNAQWGKKHWQILQHNYSKAPFFELYASVFAPLFMHPPSEWLSEINYAFIKQVCQVLGIQTHLSFSRNFTLTTGKTERLVDLCQQVGATDYYSGMAAKNYLDETLFAQANIRVHYINYTAYPTYPQLYPPFEHAVSILDLLFNTGEKARDFMKTFEQ; encoded by the coding sequence ATGTCAGTGAATAAAAGCGTGTACATCAGTCAATCTAATTATATTCCCTGGAAAGGCTACTTTGACAGTATCAATCAAGTAGACGAATTTATTATCTATGACGAGGTGCAGTATACCCGACGCGACTGGCGTAACAGAAATAAAATTAAAACTACTCAGGGGGTGCAGTGGTTGTCTGTGCCCGTGCAAACCAAGGGTCGTTTTTTGCAAAAAATAAATGAAACTAAAGTAAGCAATGCCCAATGGGGTAAAAAGCACTGGCAAATATTGCAACACAATTATAGCAAAGCGCCTTTTTTTGAGTTATACGCCTCTGTTTTTGCTCCTCTGTTTATGCACCCTCCCAGTGAGTGGCTCAGCGAGATTAATTATGCTTTTATCAAGCAAGTCTGTCAGGTTTTGGGCATTCAAACCCACCTTTCGTTCTCTAGAAACTTTACCTTAACTACAGGCAAAACGGAGCGATTGGTGGATTTATGCCAGCAAGTAGGAGCCACTGACTACTACTCAGGAATGGCGGCTAAAAACTACCTCGACGAAACCTTGTTTGCTCAAGCAAATATCAGGGTACATTATATCAATTATACTGCGTACCCTACTTACCCCCAACTTTACCCTCCGTTTGAGCACGCGGTGAGCATACTAGACCTGTTATTTAACACTGGAGAAAAGGCCAGGGATTTTATGAAGACATTTGAGCAATGA
- a CDS encoding trypsin-like peptidase domain-containing protein, giving the protein MNNTIKTIALSFFSAIIGGYCFYLVNQSSGKRSNSNEQNLVIPENRDTNTKMVNNKSLVELNGDFVKASNVATRSVVYIKTVSDAKYNSYDVFDFFFGNGGRGRKRLASGSGVIFTDNGYIVTNNHVIESAETIEVIHEKRSYKAKVIGTDPSSDIAVLKINAKGLPSITRGTSKKLNVGEWVLAIGNPFNLTSTVTAGIVSAKGRDIALLGGQFPLESFIQTDAAINPGNSGGALVNIKGQLVGINTAILSHTGSYAGYGFAVPVDIVAKVFNDLVQYGEVQKAFSGIKVSELSTKLAQRFNIKSNSFDGAVVTEVNPDSEADKAGIKPGDVILKINSVKINGKSTFMEEMSYFRPGDKIKLTYRRGKSTQTVQLKLKNREGTTGVLKREIFYSKKLGVELEKISKTERQKLRVESGGVRVLKVRRGLFSRLRMQEGFVITHINRQPVKTPKEVESLLSDLQGKIYIQGVSKDGTKGYYSFYF; this is encoded by the coding sequence ATGAACAATACCATAAAAACCATAGCATTGAGCTTTTTCTCTGCCATTATAGGTGGCTATTGCTTTTATCTGGTCAACCAATCTTCGGGCAAGAGGAGCAATAGCAATGAACAGAACCTGGTGATACCCGAAAACCGGGACACTAACACCAAAATGGTCAACAATAAGTCGCTCGTTGAACTGAATGGAGACTTTGTAAAAGCCTCCAATGTAGCCACTCGTAGCGTTGTATACATCAAAACAGTGTCAGATGCTAAATATAACTCTTATGATGTATTCGATTTTTTCTTTGGCAATGGAGGTAGAGGTCGCAAGCGGTTAGCGTCAGGGTCGGGCGTAATATTTACCGACAATGGCTACATTGTAACCAACAACCACGTGATAGAAAGTGCCGAAACTATAGAAGTAATTCACGAAAAACGTTCTTACAAAGCAAAAGTAATTGGTACTGATCCCTCGTCTGACATTGCGGTACTCAAAATAAACGCCAAAGGTTTGCCCAGCATTACAAGAGGTACCTCCAAAAAATTAAACGTAGGTGAGTGGGTACTTGCCATTGGTAATCCTTTTAACCTGACCTCTACCGTAACCGCAGGAATAGTAAGTGCCAAAGGGCGCGATATCGCTTTGCTAGGTGGGCAGTTTCCCCTAGAGTCTTTTATTCAAACTGATGCTGCTATTAACCCTGGGAACAGTGGAGGAGCTTTGGTCAATATTAAAGGTCAGTTGGTGGGTATCAACACCGCGATTCTTTCACACACAGGCTCTTATGCCGGGTATGGTTTTGCGGTGCCTGTAGACATTGTAGCAAAAGTGTTTAATGACTTGGTACAATATGGCGAAGTGCAAAAAGCGTTTAGTGGTATCAAAGTAAGTGAGTTGAGCACTAAGCTTGCCCAAAGGTTTAATATTAAATCTAACTCGTTTGATGGAGCTGTAGTAACAGAGGTAAACCCAGACAGTGAAGCCGATAAAGCAGGCATAAAACCTGGTGATGTGATACTAAAAATTAATAGTGTCAAGATAAACGGTAAAAGTACGTTTATGGAGGAAATGAGCTATTTTCGCCCAGGAGACAAAATAAAACTGACCTATCGACGGGGCAAGAGTACCCAAACGGTGCAGCTTAAGCTAAAAAATCGGGAAGGTACTACAGGCGTGCTCAAAAGAGAGATATTTTACTCGAAAAAATTAGGGGTAGAGCTGGAAAAAATTTCTAAAACTGAACGCCAAAAACTAAGGGTAGAAAGTGGAGGAGTAAGAGTACTCAAAGTACGCCGGGGTTTATTTAGTCGTTTGCGTATGCAAGAAGGCTTCGTGATTACCCATATCAACCGTCAGCCTGTAAAAACACCCAAAGAGGTAGAAAGCTTGTTAAGCGACTTGCAAGGTAAAATATATATTCAAGGGGTGAGCAAAGATGGAACAAAAGGCTACTATTCTTTTTACTTTTAG
- a CDS encoding DUF3817 domain-containing protein encodes MNTLKTALGRLRIMGFLEGLSFLVLLGIAMPLKYIWQMPEAVKITGAVHGLLFVVYCILLIQVKIEHEWPLKKVGLAILASIVPFGPFIADKKLFGEVESTSNG; translated from the coding sequence ATGAATACATTAAAAACTGCCTTGGGGCGCTTGCGTATCATGGGTTTTCTGGAAGGCCTCTCTTTTTTGGTATTGTTAGGCATAGCAATGCCGCTCAAATACATCTGGCAAATGCCTGAAGCAGTAAAAATAACGGGTGCAGTACACGGGCTTTTATTTGTAGTGTATTGTATCTTGTTGATACAGGTAAAAATAGAACACGAGTGGCCGTTGAAAAAAGTAGGATTGGCAATATTGGCTTCTATTGTACCCTTTGGTCCTTTTATAGCAGACAAGAAACTGTTTGGCGAAGTAGAAAGCACCAGTAATGGGTAG